Genomic window (Aquicella lusitana):
ATAAATTGTTATTAATCCACCTTTCTCTTGAATCGACTCACTTAATGTATTAATAATTTTTATTAATAACTTTGGATCAGATTTGATTTCTTTGTAAATTAAATTCTTTACCGTTTTTTTTATAATTTGATTAATAATTTCAATTAAATCATCGTCAATTACTGATAATGGACGCTCAAGCTGTTTTAACATATTGTCCACGATAGCTATTTTTTTTTCATATTCAGCCTTAATCATTTCTATTTCCAATTTTTTGGCCTGATTTTCAATTATCATTTTTTCAATATGTTCATTTTGATTTTCATTATCAATAATTTTGTTTTTTTCCTGTGGTTTCTTATCATTCGGCTGAATTGAAAGTTCAATTTTAGGAAAAATCCATTCATTTTCATTTTCTATGAAAATATCTTCCATGATTATTTTATTCATATAATCCTCAGTACACGATGTCTGAATTGGTCTTCATGGATAAAACTATTTTTTCTTCCTGGTCCAGCTTCTTAGCAGTGCGTATTATATTCTTTTGCGCATCAAGCACATGAGCTAGCTTGACAGGGCCCTTAGATTCAAGATCGTCACGAAGTATCTCGGCTGATTTAGCCGACATATTCTGGAAGAAAATTTCTTTAACACGATCATCAACCCCTTTGAGGGCGATAACTAAA
Coding sequences:
- a CDS encoding FliH/SctL family protein, yielding MNKIIMEDIFIENENEWIFPKIELSIQPNDKKPQEKNKIIDNENQNEHIEKMIIENQAKKLEIEMIKAEYEKKIAIVDNMLKQLERPLSVIDDDLIEIINQIIKKTVKNLIYKEIKSDPKLLIKIINTLSESIQEKGGLITIYLSQSDYNRLFDEAHNLNLRVDSSLVDGDLIIKSNKGEIHSLLNERIDRVIRCKR